The Chelonia mydas isolate rCheMyd1 chromosome 3, rCheMyd1.pri.v2, whole genome shotgun sequence genome includes a region encoding these proteins:
- the OST4 gene encoding dolichyl-diphosphooligosaccharide--protein glycosyltransferase subunit 4, producing MITDVQLAIFANMLGVSLFLLVVLYHYVAVNNPKKQE from the coding sequence ATGATCACCGACGTGCAGCTCGCCATCTTCGCCAACATGCTGGGCGTGTCGCTCTTCCTGCTCGTGGTGCTCTACCACTACGTGGCCGTCAACAACCCCAAgaagcaggagtga